A genomic segment from Streptomyces antibioticus encodes:
- the purN gene encoding phosphoribosylglycinamide formyltransferase: MAAKPVAKRLVVLVSGSGTNLQALLDEISATGAEGYGAEIVAVGADREGIEGLARAERAGIPTFVCRVKDHESRDAWDTALAEAVDAHAPDLVVSAGFMKIVGKEFLARFGGRFVNTHPALLPSFPGAHGVRDALAYGARVTGCTVHFVDDGVDTGPIIAQGVVEVRDEDDESALHERIKEVERRLLVDVVGRLARNGYRIEGRKVVIQ; the protein is encoded by the coding sequence GTGGCCGCCAAGCCCGTGGCCAAGCGCCTCGTCGTGCTGGTTTCCGGATCCGGTACGAACCTCCAGGCGCTGCTCGACGAGATCTCGGCCACCGGCGCGGAAGGCTACGGCGCCGAGATCGTGGCCGTCGGAGCCGACCGCGAGGGCATCGAGGGGCTGGCCCGGGCCGAGCGCGCCGGGATCCCCACCTTCGTGTGCCGGGTCAAGGACCACGAGAGCCGGGACGCCTGGGACACCGCGCTCGCCGAGGCCGTCGACGCCCACGCGCCGGACCTGGTCGTCTCCGCCGGGTTCATGAAGATCGTCGGCAAGGAGTTCCTGGCGCGGTTCGGCGGCCGGTTCGTGAACACGCACCCCGCCCTGCTGCCCAGCTTCCCCGGGGCCCACGGGGTGCGGGACGCGCTCGCGTACGGCGCCCGGGTCACCGGCTGCACCGTCCACTTCGTCGACGACGGCGTCGACACCGGCCCGATCATCGCCCAGGGCGTGGTCGAGGTCCGGGACGAGGACGACGAGAGCGCTCTGCACGAGCGCATCAAGGAAGTCGAGCGAAGGCTGCTCGTCGACGTCGTGGGGCGGCTCGCCCGCAACGGCTATCGCATTGAGGGACGAAAGGTAGTTATCCAGTGA
- a CDS encoding cell division protein PerM, with product MSARRPSLSPLLARFRDRSPGLGAGVLGGVLAAGLGLASFAVLVMVLWISSPYPDSGPGGALHVAAALWLLAHGAELVRADTLSGAAAPVGVTPLLLMVLPVWLLHRAARDAIDGGENEPDEPGGAPPAEVGARPVWAGVVAGYLAVATAAALYASGGALRPSWPWVVLCLPAVAVLAAGAGVWTACGRPWDAVVRLLPRRVRRHVLGEWVGAAVRAAGAGAAALVGGGALLVAASSVRHADAARGAFLQLTEGWSGRFAVLLLCMALVPNAAVWGAAYALGPGFVLGAGHVVDPLLSDPAPLLPPFPLLAAAPEAGPGGLWNWAAAVVPVLAGVTVGVFVARAGALLGQGEDGWSRWRTTGVVVAAAVFCGALVGTLAAWAGGPLGVGALARFGPVGWQVGGAVVLWVVAAGVPVGLWVRGRRGRKWVPDLSWRTGRTESTERTERTERTERTERPSRTDVPAPKTPGDDFGGEPYDVEPYDLVETGDRPTGPVWHDDAPREARWAVLREAAEAGEPGEPDEGAPEDKKPEAAAPQAPEPEAAP from the coding sequence ATGAGCGCCCGCCGGCCGTCGTTGTCGCCCCTGCTCGCCCGGTTCCGCGACCGGTCCCCCGGACTGGGCGCCGGCGTCCTGGGAGGCGTGCTGGCGGCGGGGCTCGGACTGGCCTCGTTCGCCGTGCTGGTGATGGTCCTGTGGATCAGCTCGCCGTACCCGGACAGCGGACCGGGCGGCGCGCTCCATGTCGCCGCCGCCCTGTGGCTCCTCGCGCACGGCGCGGAGCTGGTGCGGGCCGACACCCTGTCAGGGGCGGCGGCGCCGGTCGGGGTCACGCCGCTGCTGCTGATGGTGCTGCCGGTCTGGCTGCTGCACCGGGCCGCGCGCGACGCGATCGACGGCGGCGAGAACGAACCGGACGAGCCGGGCGGCGCACCGCCTGCCGAGGTCGGCGCGCGACCGGTGTGGGCGGGCGTGGTCGCCGGCTATCTCGCCGTGGCGACGGCGGCGGCGCTCTACGCGTCCGGCGGCGCGCTGCGCCCGTCGTGGCCCTGGGTGGTCCTGTGCCTGCCGGCGGTCGCCGTCCTGGCGGCCGGGGCCGGGGTGTGGACGGCGTGCGGCCGCCCCTGGGACGCCGTGGTACGGCTGCTGCCGCGCCGGGTACGGCGTCATGTGCTCGGCGAGTGGGTCGGGGCGGCGGTACGGGCGGCCGGGGCCGGCGCGGCCGCGCTGGTCGGCGGCGGGGCGCTGCTGGTGGCGGCCTCGTCGGTGCGGCACGCGGACGCGGCCCGGGGAGCGTTCCTCCAGCTCACCGAGGGATGGTCGGGCCGGTTCGCGGTGCTGCTGCTCTGTATGGCGCTGGTGCCGAACGCGGCCGTGTGGGGCGCGGCGTACGCCCTCGGGCCGGGGTTCGTGCTCGGCGCCGGGCATGTCGTGGACCCGCTGCTGTCGGACCCGGCGCCGCTGCTGCCGCCGTTCCCGCTGCTGGCGGCGGCACCGGAGGCGGGGCCGGGCGGCCTGTGGAACTGGGCCGCCGCGGTGGTGCCGGTGCTGGCCGGGGTGACGGTGGGCGTCTTCGTGGCGCGGGCCGGGGCGCTGCTGGGCCAGGGCGAGGACGGCTGGTCCCGATGGCGGACGACGGGGGTTGTGGTGGCCGCAGCGGTGTTCTGCGGAGCGCTGGTCGGCACGCTCGCGGCATGGGCCGGCGGGCCGCTGGGCGTCGGGGCGCTGGCCCGGTTCGGGCCGGTGGGCTGGCAGGTCGGGGGCGCGGTGGTGCTGTGGGTGGTGGCGGCCGGGGTGCCGGTGGGGCTGTGGGTGCGGGGGAGGCGGGGGCGGAAGTGGGTGCCGGACCTCTCCTGGCGAACCGGGCGCACCGAGTCGACGGAGCGGACGGAGCGGACGGAGCGGACGGAGCGGACGGAGCGGCCCTCACGGACCGATGTGCCCGCGCCGAAGACGCCCGGCGACGACTTCGGCGGTGAGCCGTACGACGTCGAGCCCTACGACCTCGTGGAGACGGGCGACCGGCCCACCGGCCCCGTATGGCACGACGACGCACCCCGCGAGGCCCGCTGGGCGGTGCTCCGGGAAGCGGCCGAGGCGGGGGAGCCGGGGGAGCCGGACGAGGGCGCGCCGGAGGACAAGAAGCCCGAGGCCGCGGCCCCCCAGGCACCAGAACCCGAAGCCGCCCCCTAA
- a CDS encoding FHA domain-containing protein has product MYSIIVVPPGDPGDGRGGQEPRRPLRLAPGERLTFGRSARDNDLAIPHQGVSRRAGEITAQGAFWILGNFSREQTYVVENPEGAGEHIKVAPGRLDAPVPFEFARIVLPAAGDLLPVEVWAPRHDYMGAASGLDGATTAPAFALDRSKRYFAVLAALCEPRLRGAPHAPLPTVEQVVTRLRPGWPAASRTSVQWNIDYLAVKLRLKPGPETADPGPRLNGKKESLVSLALRFDLVREDDLALLEVTGR; this is encoded by the coding sequence GTGTACAGCATCATCGTCGTACCACCGGGGGACCCGGGCGACGGGCGCGGCGGCCAGGAGCCCCGGCGCCCGCTCCGGCTCGCCCCCGGTGAGCGGCTGACCTTCGGGCGTTCGGCGCGCGACAACGACCTGGCGATCCCCCACCAGGGGGTCTCCCGGCGGGCGGGCGAGATCACCGCGCAGGGCGCGTTCTGGATACTGGGCAACTTCAGCCGCGAGCAGACCTATGTGGTGGAGAACCCGGAGGGCGCGGGCGAGCACATCAAGGTCGCGCCGGGGCGGCTGGACGCGCCGGTCCCCTTCGAGTTCGCGCGGATCGTGCTGCCCGCGGCGGGCGATCTGCTGCCGGTCGAGGTGTGGGCGCCGCGCCACGACTATATGGGCGCCGCGTCCGGCCTGGACGGGGCGACGACGGCGCCCGCCTTCGCCCTGGACCGCTCGAAGCGCTACTTCGCGGTGCTGGCCGCCCTGTGCGAGCCGAGGCTGCGCGGCGCGCCGCACGCCCCGCTGCCCACGGTCGAGCAGGTCGTGACCCGGCTGCGGCCCGGCTGGCCCGCCGCCTCCCGCACCTCGGTGCAGTGGAACATCGACTACCTGGCCGTGAAGCTGCGCCTCAAGCCCGGCCCGGAGACGGCGGACCCAGGACCGCGCCTCAACGGCAAGAAGGAGTCCCTCGTCTCGCTGGCGCTCCGCTTCGACCTGGTGCGCGAGGACGACCTCGCGCTGCTGGAGGTGACCGGGCGGTGA
- a CDS encoding protein kinase domain-containing protein: MSGSPGSPTVRVPPGYRIGRWEVREPLASGAFGSVYAARRRPAGKASDNDAAARTPADLPETAALKFLPTGTHTPRQLTHLRELAERETELLSRLSSPRLIRLYETLTVDDPGRPHLDGATVLVLEKAETSLSALLRRTPRPAAGPPLLAQVCAGLAQLHRAGWVHGDLKPANVLLMADGSARLADFNMAGELEGTHAYTPAFSTPDYTPPELLWAEIGERGRRIRPSADVWAFGVLAHLVLTGSFPLPGATPTARRDAAVAHARGTAELRLSPELPDTWREIVHACLARTHAARISTEALLRRVETVTDTASAEGRSRRLARLPSGRLPHVLPGRLARRTAVLAAGLATAAVAGLGYTVATWDFGSARGAAAGGAAADTGVVPYGAEHLRTDRGVPGAYRLLIVETAHDCDHPSVTPALIAAMLKVESDFDPDLADPGKDEYGIARWTPRVLRWWMNEDGTPGETVPSPPFPPAESIPAMGRYLCWIAPRLASDNTGDPRVLVAVAYRTSWDKVNKSGGVPAPYRAYAKQVAHYLDAYTPPDRAPSGRTTGP, from the coding sequence GTGAGCGGCTCCCCCGGCTCCCCCACGGTCCGGGTGCCGCCCGGCTACCGGATCGGCCGCTGGGAGGTGCGCGAACCCCTCGCGAGCGGCGCGTTCGGCAGCGTCTACGCGGCCCGGCGGCGGCCTGCCGGGAAGGCGTCTGACAACGATGCCGCGGCGCGGACGCCGGCGGACCTGCCCGAGACCGCCGCCCTGAAGTTCCTGCCCACCGGCACCCACACCCCGCGCCAGCTCACTCATCTGCGCGAACTGGCCGAGCGGGAGACAGAGTTGCTGAGCCGGCTGAGCAGCCCGCGGCTGATCCGGCTCTACGAGACCCTCACCGTGGACGACCCCGGCCGCCCGCATCTCGACGGCGCCACCGTGCTGGTCCTGGAGAAGGCCGAGACGTCCCTGTCCGCCCTGCTGAGGCGCACCCCGCGGCCGGCCGCCGGGCCGCCGCTGCTCGCCCAGGTCTGCGCGGGCCTCGCCCAACTGCACCGGGCGGGCTGGGTGCACGGCGACCTCAAGCCCGCCAATGTGCTGCTGATGGCGGACGGTTCGGCCCGGCTGGCCGATTTCAACATGGCCGGCGAACTGGAGGGCACCCACGCCTACACCCCCGCCTTCTCCACCCCCGACTACACCCCGCCCGAGCTGCTGTGGGCCGAGATCGGCGAACGGGGCCGCCGGATCCGCCCGTCCGCCGACGTGTGGGCCTTCGGCGTCCTCGCCCATCTCGTGCTCACCGGCTCCTTCCCGCTGCCCGGCGCCACCCCGACGGCCCGCCGCGACGCGGCCGTCGCGCACGCCCGCGGCACCGCCGAACTGCGGCTGTCCCCCGAACTCCCGGACACCTGGCGGGAGATCGTGCACGCCTGCCTGGCCCGTACGCACGCCGCCCGGATCTCCACCGAGGCCCTCCTGCGCCGGGTGGAGACCGTCACGGACACGGCATCCGCCGAGGGCCGCTCACGGCGCCTGGCACGCCTCCCGTCCGGCCGCCTCCCACACGTTCTCCCCGGCCGACTGGCCCGTCGTACGGCCGTCCTCGCCGCCGGGCTCGCCACCGCCGCCGTGGCGGGCCTCGGGTACACCGTCGCCACCTGGGACTTCGGCTCCGCGCGGGGCGCCGCGGCGGGCGGGGCCGCGGCGGACACGGGCGTCGTGCCGTACGGGGCCGAGCACCTGCGCACCGACCGGGGCGTGCCGGGCGCGTACCGGCTGCTGATCGTCGAGACGGCGCACGACTGCGACCATCCGTCGGTCACCCCGGCCCTGATCGCCGCCATGCTGAAGGTGGAGAGCGACTTCGACCCGGACCTCGCCGACCCCGGGAAGGACGAGTACGGCATCGCCCGCTGGACCCCGCGGGTGCTGCGCTGGTGGATGAACGAGGACGGCACACCCGGCGAGACCGTCCCGTCGCCGCCGTTCCCGCCCGCCGAGTCCATCCCGGCGATGGGCCGCTACCTGTGCTGGATCGCCCCGCGCCTGGCCTCGGACAACACCGGGGACCCGCGGGTCCTGGTCGCCGTCGCCTACCGGACGTCGTGGGACAAGGTGAACAAGTCCGGTGGGGTGCCGGCCCCGTACCGGGCGTACGCGAAGCAGGTCGCCCACTACCTCGACGCGTACACACCCCCGGACCGGGCGCCCTCCGGCCGTACCACCGGACCCTGA
- the purH gene encoding bifunctional phosphoribosylaminoimidazolecarboxamide formyltransferase/IMP cyclohydrolase: MTAESNKRPIRRALVSVYDKTGLEELARGLHEAGVELVSTGSTASRIAGAGVPVTKVEELTGFPECLDGRVKTLHPKVHAGILADLRLDSHREQLAELGVEPFDLVVVNLYPFRETVASGASPDECVEQIDIGGPSMVRAAAKNHPSVAVVTSPARYGDVLAAVADGGFDLAARKRLAAEAFQHTAAYDVAVASWFASSYAPVDESRFPDFLGATWERENTLRYGENPHQPAALYVDGSGTGLAVAEQLHGKEMSYNNYTDTDAARRAAYDHDEPAVAIIKHANPCGIAVGADVAEAHRKAHACDPLSAFGGVIAVNRPVSKELAEQVAEIFTEVIVAPDYEEGALEALARKKNIRVLKAPGAPADPVEVKPIDGGALLQVTDRLQAEGDDPADWTLATGEALSADELAELAFAWRACRAVKSNAILLAKDGASVGVGMGQVNRVDSAKLAVERAGAERARGSYAASDAFFPFPDGLEILVEAGVKAVVQPGGSVRDELVVEAAKKAGVTMYFTGTRHFFH, encoded by the coding sequence GTGACCGCCGAGAGCAACAAGCGGCCCATCCGTCGCGCACTGGTCAGCGTCTACGACAAGACCGGCCTGGAGGAGCTCGCGCGCGGGCTGCACGAGGCCGGTGTCGAGCTGGTGTCGACCGGCTCCACCGCCTCGCGCATCGCCGGTGCCGGTGTCCCCGTCACCAAGGTCGAGGAGCTGACCGGCTTCCCCGAGTGCCTGGACGGCCGGGTGAAGACCCTGCACCCCAAGGTGCACGCCGGCATCCTCGCCGACCTGCGGCTGGACAGCCACCGCGAGCAGCTCGCCGAGCTGGGCGTCGAGCCGTTCGACCTGGTCGTCGTGAACCTCTACCCGTTCCGCGAGACCGTCGCCTCCGGCGCCTCCCCGGACGAGTGCGTCGAGCAGATCGACATCGGCGGCCCGTCCATGGTGCGCGCCGCCGCCAAGAACCACCCGTCGGTGGCCGTCGTGACCAGCCCGGCCCGCTACGGCGACGTCCTCGCCGCGGTCGCCGACGGCGGCTTCGACCTGGCCGCCCGCAAGCGGCTGGCCGCCGAGGCGTTCCAGCACACCGCCGCCTACGACGTGGCCGTCGCCTCCTGGTTCGCCTCGTCCTACGCGCCCGTCGACGAGTCCCGGTTCCCCGACTTCCTCGGCGCCACCTGGGAGCGCGAGAACACCCTGCGCTACGGCGAGAACCCGCACCAGCCCGCCGCGCTCTACGTCGACGGCTCGGGCACCGGACTCGCGGTCGCCGAGCAGCTCCACGGCAAGGAGATGTCGTACAACAACTACACGGACACGGACGCCGCCCGCCGTGCCGCGTACGACCACGACGAGCCGGCCGTCGCCATCATCAAGCACGCCAACCCGTGCGGTATCGCGGTCGGCGCGGATGTCGCCGAGGCGCACCGCAAGGCGCACGCCTGTGACCCGCTGTCGGCGTTCGGCGGGGTCATCGCCGTGAACCGGCCGGTCAGCAAGGAGCTGGCGGAGCAGGTCGCGGAGATCTTCACCGAGGTCATCGTGGCCCCCGACTACGAGGAGGGCGCGCTGGAGGCCCTCGCCCGGAAGAAGAACATCCGGGTGCTGAAGGCGCCGGGCGCCCCCGCCGACCCGGTCGAGGTCAAGCCGATCGACGGCGGCGCCCTGCTCCAGGTCACCGACCGGCTCCAGGCCGAGGGCGACGACCCGGCCGACTGGACGCTGGCCACCGGCGAGGCGCTGAGCGCCGACGAGCTGGCCGAGCTGGCCTTCGCCTGGCGGGCCTGCCGGGCCGTGAAGTCCAACGCGATCCTGCTCGCCAAGGACGGCGCCTCGGTCGGCGTCGGCATGGGCCAGGTCAACCGGGTCGACTCCGCGAAGCTCGCGGTGGAGCGGGCCGGCGCCGAGCGGGCGCGCGGCTCCTACGCCGCCTCCGACGCGTTCTTCCCCTTCCCCGACGGGCTGGAGATCCTCGTCGAGGCCGGGGTGAAGGCCGTCGTCCAGCCGGGCGGTTCGGTCCGTGACGAGCTGGTCGTCGAGGCCGCGAAGAAGGCCGGCGTCACCATGTACTTCACCGGGACGCGGCACTTCTTCCACTGA
- a CDS encoding RNA polymerase sigma-70 factor has product MTRTEEFEELRPLLFSIAYRILGGVSEAEDAVQETWLRFEASTTEPRSVKAFLSATVTRLSIDVLRSARVRRESYVGPWFPEPLLDDPYEDPERAAELADSVSMAALLLLERLSPLERAVFVLREVFDFGFPEVASAVGRSEAACRQLAVRARRHMAAGRPRFEADRREREELASRFFDALHEGDVAALRDLLAADVTLVGDGGGKAPQLARAILGADNVARLLGSVVERLSQAGVTFTPHEVNGQPGAVFHDRDGQVLHTFALDVLDGRINAVRIVINPDKLAHLGPVADAWAIDREIRARRRARDRG; this is encoded by the coding sequence ATGACCAGGACCGAGGAGTTCGAGGAGCTGCGGCCCCTGCTGTTCTCCATCGCCTACCGGATCCTGGGCGGGGTGAGCGAGGCGGAGGACGCGGTCCAGGAGACCTGGCTGCGCTTCGAGGCGTCCACGACCGAACCCCGGTCGGTGAAGGCGTTCCTCTCGGCCACGGTGACCCGCCTCTCGATCGACGTGCTGCGCTCGGCCCGGGTCCGGCGGGAGAGCTATGTGGGGCCCTGGTTCCCCGAGCCGCTGCTCGACGACCCCTACGAGGACCCGGAGCGGGCGGCGGAACTCGCCGACTCCGTGTCGATGGCGGCCCTGCTCCTGCTGGAGCGGCTCAGCCCGCTGGAGCGGGCGGTGTTCGTCCTGCGCGAGGTGTTCGACTTCGGCTTTCCCGAGGTGGCGTCGGCGGTGGGGCGCTCGGAAGCGGCGTGCCGCCAGCTCGCGGTGCGGGCGCGGCGCCACATGGCCGCGGGCCGGCCCCGTTTCGAGGCCGACCGCAGGGAGCGGGAGGAACTGGCGTCGCGGTTCTTCGACGCCCTGCACGAGGGCGACGTCGCCGCGCTGCGGGACCTGCTCGCCGCCGACGTGACGCTGGTCGGCGACGGCGGCGGCAAGGCGCCGCAGCTCGCCCGGGCGATCCTGGGCGCCGACAACGTCGCCCGGCTGCTGGGCTCCGTCGTCGAGCGGCTGTCCCAGGCGGGGGTCACCTTCACCCCGCACGAGGTCAACGGCCAGCCGGGCGCCGTCTTCCACGACCGCGACGGCCAGGTGCTGCACACGTTCGCCCTGGACGTGCTGGACGGCCGGATCAATGCCGTCCGTATCGTGATCAACCCCGACAAGCTCGCCCACTTGGGCCCGGTGGCGGACGCCTGGGCGATCGACCGGGAGATCCGGGCGAGGCGGCGGGCGCGGGACCGGGGTTAG